The DNA window CCTGCTGTAGATGGTACAGGTGTAGGTGAAGTTGTCGTCATCCGTGGGATAtgtcagggtcagactgaggtctccaggtTTCAGCAGAGATGTGCTCTTCATCTCTGTTCGGTTTCTGTAAAACCGGTGCTGTTTttcaggctggtcagagccgttctGATACACATGGACCTTCCTGTTGTTTCTGTCCCTCCACTCCACTTTAGTGTGTTTTAGGAATTTAAATATAGTTTTGCAGGGCAGCTTGACAGACGCCACCCCTGAATCCACCTCCACTTGGTAAtctgagaggacaacaaagcacaacacGATGACATCAGCACCAGCTGTGATGGTCACATGACCTCCCTGCGCCCTCCTTGCCTTCTAGTCTCAATCAGATTGTGTCTCAGTTTGTTCCTGACTCGTTCTTTGATCTCACGATCTCATGTGTCTGGTCTGAACACAGTCAAGAGGCCACCTGTTAACCACTGGTATTATGGGTAGTGTAGTAGGAAAGACTCTTACCTGACATGTAATAGTGACgtaaataatataaaagacctccaaaaatcacaaagacaaacaggaGAACCAGAAGATCTTTGACCCAGGATGGAAATGGTTCTGTGgggaaacataaaacaaaatgactTCTAATCTCTAAGCTGTGTCTACAgtattgacctttgacctttatcTCCAGCACCTACTTTTGACCTGCAGCACTACTTTCTGTGTCAGGATGTCTTTGTCCCTGTAGATGGTGCAGATGTATCGTCCCGTGTCTTTCACTTTggggtgtttcagggtcagactgaagTCTCCAGTTCTCAGCAGGTCTTCACTCATCAtcgttcggtctctgtaaaCTTCGTCCTGAGTCATAAGGTCATCATTTCTGTTAGAATACTCATGGACTGTGATGAGTCCGAGGTCAGAGCGAGTCCACTCCACTGTGGTGTCCTCAGGCAGGTCAGGTTTTGTGTTGCAGGGCAGGATGACAGACTCTGACCCTTCCCTCACCTTCACCTCCACCTGCTGGTCTGAGAAGACAAGAAACCAAAGTGTCAACCATAGAAGTGGCAGCAAAAGGCCTCTAAAAGTTTTGTGTTGGGCCATGCATAAaattttaatgtgtttaatgtatgtacagatgtgtgtgtgctgaaccTCCCAGAGGTAAACATAAACACATCTGCACATGCACAGAACGAATTTCTTCTGCTTTGCTTctcttgttttgctgttttcactGAGGTCAAGTCTACAAACGTTCCTGCTGGGCTCATCAAGACCTTCAGAAACCGTTTAAGAAATACTTTGCTTTCATTTAACCTCTGACCTTTCTCTGTAGTACTGAATACGACATGTAATCACAGCAGGTGTTAGAATTTGAtgctgacctttgaccagcAGCTGGATGTCTCTGAGTTTTCGTTCTTTCCCTCCAgcactgatggagcaggtgtagttgccGCTGTCAGTCTTTGTGGGTTtcctcagagtgaggctgaagtcttTAATGATCAAAGCGTAACGATTCATTGATGTGCGTCTGCTGTAACGCTGGTTTTGTCCTGTAAGATCGTCTCCTTCTTCTCGTTGTTGGTGTACAGATTTGGGATCAAGGTCACTGCGAGTCCACATCACTGTTGGATTGTCCTCAGGTATAGAACCTGAGTACAGACATGATAGTAGGACAGACctttccccctcattcacctccaccaccaccacagccagagcatgctgggaaactggaaggacagaaacacaaacacaaatcaaatGAATGTTGTGGGTTTGACCCAGAGTTAAAAGATGCAATACAACCAACATTATCTTCATCCATCCTATTCCACTTATCCTagtcagggtcacgggggggaggggttacaccctggacagatcaccagcTTGTCCCAGGACTAACCATTCACATGTTCACACCAATGAATTACAAATTAACCTAATACCATGAACTgcatttctttggacattggaggaagccagagtacctatAGGGAACCGACGTAAACatgaggagaacatgcaaactccacacaaaaaGACCCCAGAGAAGCAGTGGAGTTGGACTCAGGACCTTTGTGCTcagaggcaacagtgctaaccaccagaACACCATGTAGCCCAAGAACGCATAACAGCTTCAGTTATACACAGCATTCTTTTCCCAATTCAAAAAAACTATTGATACAATGTCAGTAACACAGAAACTGGAGAATTATAACAAACCTCACAGGCCATAATTTCCATCTTGTGTGACAAGACAGATGACCAGTCACACTCCTTCAGGACAGTCACAGTTTTTCACTCCAACAGTCCACAAATGCTCCAAAACATGTTACAAAGGCAACATGACATATTTACTTATTAATTCACAAGGAGGAATCTTGTTGCTATTAGGAATCTATATTCCATACAGAAATATTTTTATCTTCTATCTTTTAGTGTAGAGCATATCTAAAAACCATAGAGGCTCTCACTGTTTGGAGGTGATGGAGCTTCACTGTTTTCCAGAGAACTTTGCACATTCAAGCAACCAAAGGACTTGACATGGATTATGAAGTAGTATAACAGGAACGACTATCGGACCATGTGTTTTCCAGCTGCCTGTGACAAACAGCCAGATAAACTAATCCAGTGTTTGACAGAAACTGTCATGCTTTCCCGTGTCTCCCTGGCGTTCACCTCTGAGATcgcactgttgttgttgtttctctcttctttctctctccctcactcttctctgcagggccctatttcaggaagccggtttagaaaactcagagtgaaaaacgatactcagggttgagtaaccccgaactgtccaactcggaatattcggtttcagaaaggctgataacaattagttcaatcaacgtggagttgctttaaccccaagttaagcgcgcgcacgaggatacataaagccctgattagtggagcacagattaagcgagtcaccatggagacggagggaaagaaggcgcggtcaatgtattttacagcgcttgaggccgaaattctgatggcagcatatgctgataacatgcaaatttttcggaaaaaaagtaacacagcctcagctgcaaaagaaagggagcatgcatggcaaaacaaagccgacagagtcaatgcgtgagtgttaatttaaacattgatctagggatttccacccatttaacacgttattttattatattttattttttattttatacattttattttgtgatgtgatgtgagcggaGGTGCAACCCAataggccccaaacgttcctggcagcaagtaaaaatgaaatataaaaatatagtccaaacaggtaaggtgtaattgtattatgagccatagtgcttggtctgtttgtccgatgtaaatcaattgcagttagaggctacattaattttctttctgtaagcacttattgaaattatctgagcacattacaagtacatatttgcttactctgtatgctcaaatgtggcctgttatagccaacagaaaaaaaagcggaggcccgaaaaacaggtgggggtcctccaccaccaccactcacagagcctggccacttggcttccacatttgtgataatgttggcagcatcacatatgatcttcacagtgcagagaacacaaattagcatccattactataatgaaataatttgttagtttgaaatgctacagggaactatgtacctgtacattaatgctgtggaaagacttcctgttcacatagtctccttcatttactgaaggagcaatgattggaatgtgagtgccatctgtacagccaatcacgcctgggaactgtgaaaataaatgtaaaatttaagtagtagttcaagtatcaccacatcatgaattaagttttgttcatcctgatacctgcaattttgtggcatccctctttgataaatcttgtgggtctatgaccggggaacaccacagacgagtacaggagacgtttcagtgcaactgtaacattcctgactgcccgacagacggtagccttggaaacgtgctcagcgtcaccaatattatacagaaagctcccgtttgcaaaaaaccgaagtgcaatacaaataatatgtacagaactgagaggatgtccgcgatgtgtcacatgagcaatattaggcctgaggatgttatccaaataaattatagattgtgctgaaaaacggtaacgttcacacagaaaatcatcaggaaatgataaaatgtccaaacgcgctctaatcactctctcccggcggagagctctgcggagaatttgggcttcaacatctactggctcttcaaggaaggggcacgccatgtctgacacttcctactgtcaggtttccgacaaaggggcggagacagtcagggttagttgtagtaaacctgctagggagcaggttagcttcacggagtgtgtcgtcatagtgactcactcaggattaatctaaactcgctttgtgaaactgaaaacccagagttttcgttaactcagggtgtacttactcagagtttgcactaaaccggcttcctgaaatagggccctggggTTGAACTTGTTGTGGGTTCCACCCTCAGGCCTGTGCCCTGAAAATAATTACTCACCTGCTGCTCATTATCTTGTCACTCGAGCCTCTGCTCAAGGTGACAGCTCAGTGTTTCTGACTGCTGGATCGTTGAACGACACTAGTCAGTGTAGCCCCGGCTATTTCCTGTAAATTCTCGTCTCTAGTCTTTTCCTGACTTGTagtcatgttttcttttatatagATCTTCCTGGACCTGTCCGTGTTTTCATCCCTGGAGTGTGATCATAAGCGTGTGTGGTTTTCCCTCCCTTGTCCCTGAATTACCTGGAGCTCCTTTTCACTTGTACCTTGTATATAGCTCCTGGtgatattgtttgttttcagtgtcAGCACAGTCCTGCTCTTGCGCCCGCTCGTTCGTTGTGACAGACCGATTCAGTCAAGTCATGAACTTTGACGCAACTCACTGGGCTCTCATGTCTCAAGACCTGCTGCACTTCAACACATTCATTTTAGACCGAGataagagaaaagctgatgatgAGAGCAAAGAGAGGAAGGTGTACTTACCGTGCAGGAGGATcacaaaaaccacaaacatcTTCATGTTCCTGTCAAACTCAGAGACTCTTTAAAAGCCCTTCAGGACATCAGCTCACAGCAGCTTCACTTTCCTCTGCTGATCATCTACTGACACTCTcacactgctcacactgtcacagCTCAGAGTTCAGCTTCACATTTTGTTAAAGCACATCTGTGGAATGAAGTCCAACCAGCCACAGATCACTTCTGAGGGAAGAGGAAGACGTCAGCTTTCCTCCTAGTTTCACGCCTGAGCGCTCccgttgggggggggggggggggggggcgactGCTTCAGCCTCAGCCCAACACGCACAAAGCTCCACCTTCAGTCCTGACACTGAAACATTGACTGTAGCTACAATGATGCAGATGTGTTTCCATTCAGATCATGGACATAAAGCAGCTCCAGGATGAACAGTGTGAAAGAACTTTTCCAGGCATGaagctcagccaatcacaggatAGGGCATgatcagctgacaaatctgcagggATTTGAAGGTTCTTTGTGCGGCTGACAGAAAGTGGATCAACAGGTGTAAAACTATGAGGAAACACAACAGTCTCCCCTTTTCTTAGGAGTCAGTTTTTGCAGCCTGACATGATGTCTGGCTGCACAcatatttgaaatgtaaaacaaaaaccgCTGAAAACTGAACAATAAAACCATCATGCATGTAGCATGATGTGTTGCCCCGACATCGTGCTACATTGTATAGGCACCAAACAGTTTTCTCATGCCCATTTGCAGAGAGTAAGGGTGCCCTCCATTCGCAAGGTGCGGCATCAAATAACCAtcttgcaaaataaaacaaaggacTTGTcaaggggtccgttcttcgtacctcgcttactacatccaagatcaaatcatcgcgctaactctgagctcgctattccagttctccgaacacacctgctgttgacgattagtatagctggatgaagtaatgtgagatcactgggtagTAATAGTGGGTAAGAtacatgaagcggacatacctgcgtggccgcgatctaatcctgtttacataaagtaaacctgctcccgagcaggtttacgcttacggatctgttgctatgacagcaagtcccggatgagcttcggagaaccgaacgatccaagatcacgcgaaattgtcaacaatcaaatccagctaacttacttagtgaggtacgaagaacggaccccacgTCTGTGTGCAGGGAGGCAGGAAAGgacaataaaaatgcagactgaaacactgaggcaaaactgaaatgcaaaaaaagcagctttatttctGGACACTAGGAGAACTTAACTAAACTTGAGgatgcaaaaataaactaagcagGCAGACCGCACAGACATGTATGACAGCAATtacaacactgacaaagagaaacacagggcttaaatacactgaggggtAACGAGGGAAATGAGAGTGAtcagggagacacagctgggagaaatcagacttaacgagacaggggaagcaaaactagacacactgacatgagacacagaccttcaaagtaaaacaggaaacacgccAACTGAACTCTATACATGAAAACTTAGAGACTGAGGAGACAGAAAATAGAGGCCTGAAAAGCAGGACAGAAAGGCACAAAGAAAGCACAAATGagcaaaacctaagaactaaaACCATAATAGCCATAACTGAACCtgggtaataataataactataatGATCGAAACAGCACAAAGGATTCAGAACATAAGCCAtaatataaaacacaaaaacatggctggATAAAAGAGGAGCAGCTGTTCTTGGCTTTTGTCGGTCCCCATAATAgagtaaaaaaacccaaaaaacacaacaactctTCAGCGGAAACtggcaggaaacaaaacatactaAGGACGGTGCTGGCAGCCACTTAAAAGAAGCGGATCTTTCATCAGTTTTGTGAGGAAAGATGATTCATATAAAACTGGCTGGAACTTGGACTATACATACAAATCTAATTATACCATAGCTAACTTGTGACATAGCTTTAGAAACCTTTTTAAAACTCGAGAACAAAtactaataaataaaagttattaAGGTGTTTTCCAGTCAACTGTTCTCATAAGCAATTAACTAAACAGTTTACTCTCATTTGGTTTTAAGCCTTCCTAAACGTGTGTAGGTTCTAATTTGACTTTTAATTtgtgtcttctgtttttttgtcaaaagtgggtcaatgatgttgttgtcagatgaacaactgaaaaataatgtatacataaaaaaaatgtctttatggATGAATTATAGGCAAGGATGTGCCTAAAAGTTTAGTTCCCCTGGTTGTTTCCTTGGAAATTTGTTCTATCCTTCATCCAAGTGATTTCTTCAGTCTGACAGTGATGAAATGTTTGCAAACTGTTGTGTCCAGCTGAATTCAATCGACTTTTTAAGGAGAGTAATTAAATGCTCAAATGCTCACCACAGCTGAGGGGAAGTGAAGGTCCTTGCAATATAGATGAAACTGACCCCTTTCATCAGTGTTTGTTCCCCTTAACTATTCCAGATCAGCCTCATAACATACATACTgctgtttgcatttttatttctccTTATAGTTGGACCTAGTATATAAAAACTACAAATCACCTTTGAACAGAAAGTGTTCTCAGTTGAATTGCTGCACGGAGGATATAACACCCATGATAAGCGCGAGGTGTGTGTCCTTGTCCAGCTTCCAGGTTAGGAAAAGTTTAACCATTAGATATTCAAGTACATCTCTCCACAGCTGCTGATGCATTCTACAAAAAAACTAAGTTTGTTAAAAACACTCTCAAGGTTCTTTCTGTGAAGCTGTAACTGTTTAACAGTGAACAGGAGTCCTGCATGACTGAGAAGTCCTTCAGACGCTCCAGATGCAGATCACTGATTTTGATCAACAGCTTCTTGATGTGAGGAACGCCATGGAATAGATCCACACCACCAGTGAATGGACATGAAAGGTACTTCTCCAGCTCCCCTGCTTCTGGCATTACTGACCCCATGGATCCATCATCTTAGTCGGTTAGGCTGCTGTTTGCGCTGGCCTCATCCAGCTCTGTGTCTCAGTGATGTCTGATGAAGTTGAGACCTGTGGAAAGATGTATGGTTTTCAAAAGAATTCGGTCTGGTCATTATAGTGCTGTATACACTGCCAAGCTGCAGATGTTTGGAAAGAAGATTTGATTACACTGGAGATGTTTTTTACCAACTcttgtagaaaaacaaaatcttgtcATTCATATCCCGCACAAACAATTTGCAATGAATTCCagattaagtttaaaataagaATGTGTGCAAGGCTAAGCAGTGCTAGCCAATAGATCCTCCTGTTTGGCTGTTACTCTgggaaaagacaagaaaaacagTGATGGAAGCCGTGACTGAAGCTGCGATGTAGcctatataatatttatattgtacgaacgtgatatCATATTGTTCAAACATGAAAggtatattgttagaacaatatacttttcatcagaatcgtgtttattggccaagtatatgtgcagacacatacagggaatttggttccggtagatggtggctctcaagcacagcaatgtaaatcacacacacacacacacacacacacacaggaacccaggaacttgaaggtcttcacagttgacacagggctgtctgatatggtgagggggagcagagttgagggatgtctcctgaagtccactgtcatctctacagtcttaagagtgttcagctccagattgtgctgactgcaccagagtaccagccgctcaacttcttgccggtatgcagactcatcaccatcttgaatgaggccaatgacagtggtgtcatctgcaaactttaggagtttgacagcagagttattggaggtgcagtcgttagtgtagagggagaacagtagtggtgagaggacacatccttgaggggcaccaatactgagggaccgggtttcagaggtgctctcccccagcctcacttgttgctttctgtctgtcaggaagctggtgatccactgacaggtagctggtgacacgctgagctgggagagtttggaggaaagaagttcaggcacaatggtgttaaaagccgaactaaagtccacaaacaggaccctggcataCGTTCCCGAGCGGTCGaggtgttgcaggatgtaatgcagccccatgttcactgcatcatccaccgacctgtttgcccggtaggcaaactgcagagggtccagctggtg is part of the Maylandia zebra isolate NMK-2024a linkage group LG3, Mzebra_GT3a, whole genome shotgun sequence genome and encodes:
- the LOC143414223 gene encoding uncharacterized protein LOC143414223 produces the protein MKMFVVFVILLHVSQHALAVVVVEVNEGERSVLLSCLYSGSIPEDNPTVMWTRSDLDPKSVHQQREEGDDLTGQNQRYSRRTSMNRYALIIKDFSLTLRKPTKTDSGNYTCSISAGGKERKLRDIQLLVKDQQVEVKVREGSESVILPCNTKPDLPEDTTVEWTRSDLGLITVHEYSNRNDDLMTQDEVYRDRTMMSEDLLRTGDFSLTLKHPKVKDTGRYICTIYRDKDILTQKVVLQVKKPFPSWVKDLLVLLFVFVIFGGLLYYLRHYYMSDYQVEVDSGVASVKLPCKTIFKFLKHTKVEWRDRNNRKVHVYQNGSDQPEKQHRFYRNRTEMKSTSLLKPGDLSLTLTYPTDDDNFTYTCTIYSRKGNILTRKNVHLHVRVPQVEVDSGEASVLLPCKTTINLPKDAKVKWMTRFNRKVHVYENGSDQLEDQDNHYRDRTQMNKDLLKTRDLSLTLKDPTDWDTDIYTCTVCNREGKKILMKQVELKVRVCQVEVEEGAESVELPFKTTKELPADAKVVWWNNDDRKVHVYKNGSDQPGEQHQVYRDRTKMKRRSLLKPGDLSLTLKQPTERDSGRYSCRVYGEIKRYKRVLLRVKGRVQVQDQTGDIRNRSSSIDLTPLMADQSV